The Sphingomonas alpina genome has a segment encoding these proteins:
- a CDS encoding DUF3297 family protein: protein MTDTPPDRLSSNPRSPFFDEEKLSRGIGIRFKERERHDVEEYCISEGWIRVALGKKVDRKGNPLTLKYSGPVEAWFERPAEGAEETPEA from the coding sequence ATGACCGATACTCCTCCCGACCGCCTGTCCTCCAATCCGCGCAGCCCGTTCTTCGACGAGGAAAAGCTGTCGCGCGGCATCGGCATCCGCTTCAAGGAGCGTGAGCGCCATGACGTCGAGGAATATTGCATTTCCGAAGGCTGGATCCGCGTCGCGCTCGGCAAGAAGGTCGATCGCAAGGGCAATCCGCTGACGCTGAAATATAGCGGCCCGGTCGAGGCCTGGTTCGAGCGCCCCGCCGAGGGCGCTGAGGAAACGCCCGAGGCCTGA